From Bacillus sp. FSL K6-3431, the proteins below share one genomic window:
- a CDS encoding aminotransferase class I/II-fold pyridoxal phosphate-dependent enzyme encodes MTHLSQLKAPIVEALDLYKSMRVVPFDVPGHKRGRGNDELAAFLGEQCLSVDVNSMKPLDNLCHPVSVIREAENLAAQAFEAKHAFFMVNGTTSAVQAMVMTACKAGDKIIMPRNVHRSAINALIISGAVPVYVNPGVNSELGIPLGMSVKDVEQAIQKNPDAKAILINNPTYYGICSNLKAITDLAHRHDMLVLVDEAHGTHFYFGENLPASAMSVGADMASVSMHKSGGSLTQSSLLLINNNVSEGYTRQIINLTQTTSGSYLLLSSLDISRKNLALHGKEIFRKVAEMAQYTRDEINKIGGYYAFSKELINDDTIYDFDVTKLSVHTLHIGLAGIEVYDILRDEYDIQIEFGDIGNMLAYISVGDRQLDLERLVSALAEVKRRHSKDKSGLIDHEYINPQVILTPQKAFYAPKKTIPISESAGHICSEFVMCYPPGIPILAPGERITEEILDYINYSKEKGCFLTGTEDSNIENINVLEELER; translated from the coding sequence ATGACACATCTTTCACAACTTAAAGCCCCTATCGTTGAGGCGTTAGATCTGTATAAATCTATGCGGGTCGTCCCATTTGATGTACCAGGTCATAAGCGTGGACGAGGAAACGATGAATTAGCAGCTTTTTTAGGTGAACAATGTCTTTCAGTTGATGTAAACTCTATGAAACCTTTAGATAACCTTTGCCATCCTGTCTCAGTCATAAGAGAAGCTGAGAATTTGGCTGCACAGGCATTTGAGGCAAAGCATGCTTTTTTTATGGTAAATGGGACAACTTCTGCTGTACAAGCAATGGTTATGACAGCATGTAAAGCTGGGGATAAGATTATTATGCCACGCAACGTCCATCGAAGTGCGATTAATGCGTTAATTATTAGCGGCGCAGTTCCGGTATATGTGAATCCAGGAGTAAATAGTGAACTTGGAATCCCATTAGGAATGTCCGTAAAAGATGTGGAACAAGCCATTCAGAAGAATCCTGATGCGAAGGCAATTCTCATTAATAACCCTACTTACTATGGTATTTGTTCGAATCTTAAGGCTATTACTGATCTAGCACATCGACACGATATGCTTGTACTCGTCGATGAAGCACATGGCACTCATTTCTATTTTGGTGAAAATCTTCCAGCTTCCGCTATGTCAGTTGGCGCTGATATGGCTTCTGTTAGTATGCACAAATCTGGCGGTTCTTTGACTCAAAGCTCATTATTATTAATTAATAATAATGTAAGCGAGGGCTACACACGTCAGATTATCAATTTGACACAAACAACAAGTGGATCATATTTATTGCTATCATCCCTAGATATTTCGCGAAAAAATTTAGCGCTCCACGGAAAAGAAATATTTAGAAAAGTAGCCGAAATGGCGCAATACACAAGAGATGAAATAAATAAAATTGGTGGTTATTACGCATTTTCAAAAGAACTAATTAACGATGATACTATCTATGATTTTGATGTAACGAAACTTTCTGTTCACACGCTCCATATTGGTCTTGCAGGGATTGAAGTCTACGATATTCTTCGTGATGAATATGATATCCAAATTGAATTCGGGGATATTGGCAATATGCTTGCATATATCTCTGTTGGTGACAGGCAACTAGATCTAGAACGTTTAGTTTCCGCATTGGCTGAAGTAAAGCGTCGACACTCTAAGGATAAAAGCGGATTAATTGACCATGAATATATCAATCCACAGGTAATCTTAACTCCTCAAAAGGCATTTTATGCTCCTAAGAAAACCATTCCTATTTCGGAAAGTGCGGGTCATATTTGCAGTGAGTTCGTCATGTGTTATCCTCCGGGCATCCCTATTCTTGCACCTGGCGAACGAATTACCGAGGAAATTTTGGATTACATTAATTATTCCAAAGAAAAAGGATGCTTTTTAACAGGAACGGAAGATAGTAATATTGAGAATATTAATGTGTTGGAGGAGTTAGAACGATGA
- the speD gene encoding adenosylmethionine decarboxylase, whose protein sequence is MLELENKLKLYGFNNLTKTLSFNIYDVSYAKSEREQREYIAYIDEQYNSERLTNILYKVTEIIGAQVLNVSKQDYDPQGASVTLLISEEAYPVALMDESSDCTETKIFRTRETVVGHLDKSHVTVHTYPEYHPDNSIATFRVDIDVSTCGKISPLNALDYLIGSFDSDIITIDYRVRGFTRNVEGKKFFMDHEITSIQDYINNTTLQNYDAIDMNVYQHNLFHTKLLIKDIDLQNYLFKTDVYELPPKERLNITNSLRREMIEIFSGSNIYNE, encoded by the coding sequence ATGTTAGAGTTGGAGAATAAGCTGAAATTGTACGGCTTTAACAACCTCACAAAAACACTTAGCTTTAACATTTATGATGTTAGCTATGCAAAAAGTGAGCGAGAGCAACGAGAATATATAGCTTACATTGATGAGCAGTATAATTCTGAGAGATTAACCAACATTCTGTACAAAGTCACAGAAATTATTGGAGCTCAGGTATTAAACGTGAGTAAGCAAGATTATGACCCTCAAGGTGCCAGTGTCACACTACTTATTTCGGAGGAGGCATATCCTGTTGCTTTGATGGATGAATCTTCTGATTGCACTGAGACGAAGATTTTTAGGACTCGTGAGACAGTAGTTGGACATCTGGATAAAAGCCATGTGACCGTGCATACGTATCCTGAGTATCATCCAGATAACTCTATAGCTACATTTCGAGTGGATATAGACGTATCGACTTGTGGTAAAATTTCTCCATTGAATGCACTAGATTATCTGATTGGAAGTTTCGATTCAGATATTATTACTATTGATTACCGAGTGCGCGGATTTACACGGAATGTTGAAGGTAAAAAGTTCTTTATGGATCATGAAATAACGTCGATTCAGGATTATATTAACAATACTACATTGCAAAATTATGATGCGATCGATATGAATGTGTATCAGCATAATTTATTTCATACGAAACTGCTGATTAAAGACATCGATCTACAAAACTATCTGTTCAAAACAGATGTATATGAGTTACCTCCAAAAGAGAGACTGAACATTACAAACAGTTTACGTAGAGAAATGATCGAAATTTTTAGTGGTTCTAATATATATAATGAGTGA
- a CDS encoding rhodanese-like domain-containing protein, producing the protein MNTITPKELNLKKEHNEVCILDVRAEEKYEKEHIKLKNIHSINVPKSLIFNLDDEQLPFTLPKDQEFVVTCTTGNSAKKCAAILENKGYNVTLLEGGISAWKEYHGKEENL; encoded by the coding sequence ATGAATACAATCACTCCAAAAGAACTCAATCTGAAAAAAGAACATAACGAAGTTTGTATTCTAGATGTACGTGCAGAAGAAAAGTATGAAAAAGAACATATCAAACTAAAAAATATCCATAGTATCAATGTCCCGAAGTCTCTGATATTTAACTTAGATGATGAGCAGCTGCCATTTACTTTACCAAAAGATCAAGAATTTGTTGTTACATGTACAACTGGAAATTCTGCTAAAAAGTGTGCAGCTATCTTGGAGAATAAAGGGTATAACGTTACATTACTTGAAGGCGGAATCTCCGCTTGGAAAGAGTATCATGGTAAAGAGGAGAATCTTTGA
- a CDS encoding ArsR/SmtB family transcription factor yields the protein MNRTRPIRDVYDAVADPTRRKLLRMLTDVEELPLHEITVHFQMGRTAVSKHLAILKEADLVIARKVGRETRYRLNATPLKEIQDWVSFYEGFWIERMAKLKLLLEEKK from the coding sequence TTGAACAGGACAAGACCAATTAGAGATGTATATGATGCTGTTGCCGATCCAACAAGGCGAAAATTACTTCGAATGTTGACAGATGTTGAAGAATTACCCCTACATGAAATAACGGTTCATTTTCAAATGGGTCGTACAGCAGTTTCTAAACATTTGGCTATCCTTAAAGAGGCTGATCTCGTAATTGCTCGGAAGGTTGGTAGAGAAACGAGGTATCGGTTGAATGCCACTCCATTGAAAGAAATTCAAGATTGGGTATCTTTTTACGAAGGATTCTGGATAGAAAGAATGGCTAAATTAAAACTTTTATTGGAGGAAAAAAAATGA
- a CDS encoding SRPBCC family protein has protein sequence MKSDVSLDFQFTSSIEQVWNALTDSDTLAKWIWNNNFKPIVGYKFQFRTEPSDWWDGIVDGEVLEVDGPNKLSYTWVSAGETTTVTWTLKKGSDGIIQLHFDQTGFSEATKAREGAIEGAKYAWMNMGNQLEKVLAEL, from the coding sequence ATGAAATCGGATGTATCATTAGATTTTCAATTTACAAGTTCAATCGAGCAGGTGTGGAACGCTTTAACAGATTCGGATACTCTTGCGAAATGGATATGGAATAATAATTTCAAACCGATTGTTGGTTATAAATTTCAGTTTCGGACTGAGCCTAGCGATTGGTGGGATGGTATTGTAGATGGCGAGGTGCTCGAAGTGGACGGGCCTAATAAATTATCATACACTTGGGTAAGTGCCGGAGAAACCACTACTGTTACATGGACTTTGAAAAAAGGTTCAGATGGAATTATCCAACTACATTTCGATCAAACTGGATTTAGTGAAGCAACTAAAGCTCGCGAGGGAGCAATTGAGGGAGCTAAATATGCTTGGATGAATATGGGTAATCAGCTCGAAAAAGTGTTAGCAGAACTGTAA
- a CDS encoding ATP-binding cassette domain-containing protein produces the protein MKINQLIANNINRLDAVLPEDQSLGIAGLSGSGKTTFSQTIGEESKKRLVSLLPKAEYQYLFPNIMETNFSAIKMEEMPLVLFLGRSSISSNPRSTIGTHTGVFKEIRERLAENFHLSPEVFSFNNELGWCPKCKGRGTTKNVECKKCEGRRYNPEVEQYKIELWNQTHSISDINNLSIESIHSLSEELHISEAKQRILKNIINMNIGYLTLNRIMGTLSGGELTRLYLAEFMAASQNTVIIIDEISVGLDHQTLLKILEEIKQLGYKNQIWLIDHSDTVLDIIDEQLFFGPGSGKYGGKIVEESPRPQPITWERNEAMPTEFYKFHDLYCRNIQMAEIQIPKNRLVTVTGESGCGKSTLVNECIAKDFQKRYPKDKLVMVGQDRNQSITSRSTVATFLDIKRKLTKYSEEIDDIFQRSIEDIIDELPKEDIAHKRLSLLIKLGLGYLTLERKTQTLSTGEFQCVHLVSELFANSRNPHTFFIFDEPSKGLSQNILNQFIDSIRGILQDESVSIMMIEHNAYMMESSDFIVDFGKRKNEPVTHLDVFSHDDYYRLKNREDIAAPSPISSSLKQQNGITYLKENHIDYFKNAENIYKGGILKSLSSMARLIYGEYESETIAPVIAIDLERHLYSQYSFLYEIGGLINHMVAAHPTNKDTNSFDFFSQDNHCPSCSGRLEIEIFDKDLVIQDKNLPFWDGLFYPEIMEVLKFYQYPKLEFLFEEIKNELGFDLTKSYNEMSEEEKHTFWYGYFDKSFYDKKSKARRTWVGFNTILGMYIVVSKSMIKEQMKASKERITCPICEGTVLNHHKPLKFGDTDIREMINQPIDQVLKIVADIPALVKLKSIVGGDMILTEDISLLPRKTQVFLKMFELEQASFTGYEMVLQNILPFWDTLKDNIESISNNNQVTICDFPYINETRETIIDKYFTNGKYKKLTYVYEAFGYKKIVTQINKIKKSHPCPFCKGKKVITEDNLHDGVFKLTIPCVSCNASGINDEGLQEVVEGIAVETWLTGKVSDVVDESLYNEAVVDIPIFNRIRELNKRDLMAVYQCLEQNN, from the coding sequence ATGAAAATAAATCAATTAATTGCTAACAATATTAACCGTTTAGATGCCGTCTTGCCGGAAGATCAATCGTTAGGAATTGCTGGATTGTCCGGATCTGGTAAAACAACTTTTAGTCAAACAATTGGTGAAGAATCCAAGAAGCGTCTCGTTTCCTTATTGCCAAAGGCTGAATATCAGTATTTATTTCCCAATATTATGGAAACTAATTTCAGTGCCATCAAGATGGAAGAGATGCCTTTAGTTCTTTTTCTAGGGAGATCATCTATTTCTTCTAATCCACGTTCAACGATTGGCACCCATACCGGCGTTTTTAAAGAGATTCGTGAGAGGCTTGCAGAAAACTTTCATCTTTCGCCAGAAGTGTTTTCATTTAATAATGAATTAGGCTGGTGTCCTAAGTGTAAAGGACGCGGTACTACCAAAAATGTCGAATGTAAAAAGTGTGAGGGCAGGCGTTATAACCCGGAAGTTGAGCAATATAAGATAGAATTATGGAATCAAACACATAGTATTTCCGATATCAACAATTTAAGTATTGAATCGATACATTCCCTTTCAGAGGAATTACATATTAGTGAAGCGAAACAACGTATTCTTAAAAATATTATCAATATGAATATTGGTTACTTAACATTAAATCGGATCATGGGTACATTGTCAGGAGGAGAATTAACACGGCTTTACTTGGCAGAATTCATGGCAGCAAGTCAAAATACCGTGATTATTATTGATGAAATCTCCGTAGGTCTTGATCACCAAACACTTTTGAAAATTTTAGAAGAGATTAAACAATTAGGCTATAAGAACCAAATTTGGCTCATTGATCATTCTGACACGGTGCTCGATATAATTGATGAGCAATTGTTCTTTGGACCTGGCAGTGGGAAATACGGTGGAAAAATTGTGGAAGAATCACCACGCCCACAACCAATAACTTGGGAACGAAATGAAGCAATGCCTACAGAATTCTATAAATTTCATGATCTATATTGCCGTAATATTCAAATGGCTGAAATTCAGATTCCAAAAAATAGACTTGTCACCGTGACGGGTGAGTCTGGATGTGGTAAATCTACACTTGTCAATGAGTGTATAGCCAAAGATTTTCAAAAGCGATATCCAAAAGATAAACTGGTAATGGTAGGGCAAGATCGAAACCAATCGATTACCAGTCGGTCAACCGTTGCGACATTTCTCGATATTAAAAGGAAACTCACAAAATATAGTGAAGAGATTGATGATATTTTTCAGCGCTCGATTGAAGATATTATTGATGAACTGCCAAAGGAAGACATCGCTCATAAACGCTTGAGCTTATTGATCAAACTTGGACTAGGTTATTTAACATTAGAAAGAAAAACACAAACATTATCGACTGGTGAATTTCAATGTGTTCATTTAGTTTCGGAGCTGTTTGCTAACTCAAGAAACCCACACACTTTTTTTATTTTTGACGAGCCTTCAAAAGGTTTATCACAAAATATTTTAAATCAATTCATTGATAGTATCAGAGGCATTCTGCAAGATGAATCAGTTTCAATCATGATGATTGAACATAATGCCTATATGATGGAAAGTTCTGATTTTATCGTTGATTTTGGTAAAAGAAAGAATGAACCTGTCACGCATCTTGATGTTTTCAGTCATGATGATTATTATCGTCTTAAAAATAGGGAAGATATCGCTGCTCCATCGCCTATTTCTTCTAGTCTTAAGCAACAAAATGGCATTACCTATTTAAAAGAAAATCATATCGACTATTTTAAAAATGCTGAAAACATTTATAAGGGCGGCATCTTAAAAAGCTTATCATCAATGGCCCGTCTGATTTATGGTGAATACGAATCTGAAACAATTGCACCGGTCATCGCCATTGATCTTGAAAGACACTTGTATAGCCAATATAGTTTTCTCTATGAAATTGGTGGCTTGATCAACCATATGGTGGCTGCTCATCCGACCAATAAAGATACGAACAGCTTTGATTTCTTTTCTCAGGACAATCATTGTCCATCATGCTCGGGCCGTCTTGAGATTGAAATATTTGATAAGGATCTTGTGATTCAGGACAAAAATCTTCCATTCTGGGATGGTCTATTCTATCCAGAAATAATGGAAGTATTAAAATTTTATCAATACCCAAAATTAGAATTTCTATTTGAAGAAATTAAGAATGAGCTCGGGTTTGACCTGACGAAAAGCTATAATGAGATGTCAGAGGAAGAAAAGCATACATTTTGGTACGGGTATTTTGACAAGTCATTTTATGATAAGAAAAGCAAGGCGCGTAGAACATGGGTAGGTTTTAATACCATCCTTGGTATGTATATTGTCGTTTCAAAATCAATGATTAAAGAGCAAATGAAAGCTTCTAAAGAAAGGATTACATGTCCAATTTGTGAGGGTACTGTTTTAAACCACCATAAACCGCTTAAATTTGGAGACACAGATATTCGTGAAATGATCAATCAGCCGATTGACCAAGTATTGAAAATAGTAGCTGATATACCTGCACTCGTCAAACTGAAATCTATTGTAGGTGGCGATATGATTTTGACAGAAGATATCTCTTTACTGCCTAGGAAAACACAAGTCTTCTTAAAAATGTTTGAATTAGAACAAGCAAGCTTTACGGGTTATGAAATGGTATTACAAAATATCTTACCATTCTGGGACACACTCAAAGATAATATCGAATCCATTAGCAACAATAATCAAGTGACCATCTGTGATTTTCCTTATATCAATGAAACAAGAGAAACTATCATAGATAAGTATTTCACAAATGGAAAATACAAAAAACTAACATATGTTTATGAAGCATTTGGTTACAAGAAAATTGTCACCCAAATTAATAAGATTAAAAAAAGTCATCCATGCCCATTCTGTAAAGGAAAGAAAGTCATTACAGAAGATAATCTACATGACGGCGTATTTAAATTAACGATACCTTGTGTAAGTTGTAATGCAAGTGGTATCAATGATGAAGGACTTCAGGAAGTTGTCGAAGGCATAGCAGTAGAAACATGGCTCACTGGTAAAGTAAGTGATGTTGTTGATGAAAGCTTATATAATGAGGCTGTTGTTGATATACCAATCTTCAATCGTATTCGTGAGTTAAATAAACGAGATTTGATGGCGGTTTATCAATGCCTTGAGCAAAATAATTAA
- a CDS encoding AAA domain-containing protein: protein MARDLDERLFVKNIENVQGDERGIIIFSIGYAKDEEGKMYNRFGTLNQKGGENRLNVAVTRAKEGTIVVSSIEPEDLNVANASERGPKLLKSYLKYARAVSGGKIEDIHAVIREINETVSTHVVQQTLIRFLI, encoded by the coding sequence ATGGCACGTGATCTAGATGAACGGCTATTTGTCAAAAACATTGAAAACGTACAGGGGGATGAGCGAGGTATCATCATTTTCTCCATTGGCTATGCAAAAGATGAAGAAGGAAAAATGTACAACCGCTTTGGGACGCTTAACCAAAAAGGCGGTGAAAATCGATTAAACGTAGCGGTTACCCGTGCAAAAGAGGGGACTATCGTGGTTTCTAGTATCGAACCAGAAGATCTAAATGTAGCCAACGCATCCGAACGCGGGCCGAAGCTATTAAAGTCTTACTTGAAATATGCAAGAGCCGTTTCTGGTGGAAAGATAGAAGACATCCATGCAGTGATCCGAGAGATTAACGAAACTGTAAGTACACACGTTGTACAACAAACGCTTATTCGATTCCTCATTTGA
- a CDS encoding DUF559 domain-containing protein encodes MYEQLRNSGYEITTQVGMSGYRIDMEVVHPKDHSRYILGIECDGAMYHSSPSAKERDVYRQSFLDSRGWTIERIWTRNWWKNPVNEIERIDQRIKELVRNEESRDVLKERHVPDRI; translated from the coding sequence GTGTACGAACAGCTAAGGAATTCGGGATATGAAATCACCACACAAGTAGGAATGTCCGGCTATAGAATCGATATGGAGGTCGTCCATCCAAAAGATCATTCCAGATACATTCTTGGCATAGAATGTGACGGGGCTATGTATCACAGTTCCCCAAGCGCTAAAGAACGAGATGTTTACCGCCAAAGTTTTTTAGATTCAAGAGGCTGGACAATCGAACGAATCTGGACCAGAAATTGGTGGAAGAATCCTGTAAATGAGATAGAGCGTATTGATCAGAGAATTAAGGAGTTAGTTCGGAATGAAGAGAGTCGGGATGTGTTGAAGGAACGACATGTGCCGGATAGAATATGA
- the pgeF gene encoding peptidoglycan editing factor PgeF, with product MKTNIYLNNETLIAGMTIKDGAKLENNNMALHACETPEDIIDNRKKLATSLHCGLDDFVCANQTHSSNFHRVTLDDKGRGAEQMDSAIEDTDALYTYEPNLVLCSFSADCVPVIFYNKVNGLIGVIHSGWQGTVKEITWKVFEHLTKVEHCNPSDLHVQIGMSLSQEKFEVDEDVYFKFKNLGYADDFMYYNYQTNKYHIDNQQTVKRQCELAGIPTDHITIDQTCTHLDVNGFSYRQDKQSGRHLSFIMRKSD from the coding sequence ATGAAAACAAATATTTACTTAAATAATGAGACACTCATAGCAGGGATGACCATTAAAGATGGAGCTAAACTTGAAAACAACAATATGGCGCTTCATGCCTGTGAAACTCCCGAGGATATAATAGACAATCGTAAGAAATTGGCTACTTCCCTACATTGTGGGCTGGATGATTTTGTTTGTGCCAATCAAACGCATAGCTCGAATTTCCACCGGGTAACCCTTGATGACAAAGGACGAGGTGCTGAACAAATGGATTCAGCTATTGAGGATACAGATGCCCTATATACGTATGAGCCAAATCTGGTGTTATGCAGCTTCTCTGCCGATTGTGTCCCAGTTATTTTTTACAATAAGGTGAATGGCCTTATTGGCGTGATTCATTCGGGATGGCAAGGTACAGTTAAAGAAATCACATGGAAAGTTTTTGAGCATCTAACTAAAGTTGAACATTGTAATCCCAGTGATTTACATGTCCAGATTGGGATGTCGCTAAGTCAGGAGAAATTTGAAGTCGATGAAGATGTATATTTTAAATTTAAAAACCTTGGCTATGCGGATGATTTTATGTATTACAATTATCAAACGAACAAATATCATATTGATAATCAACAAACTGTAAAAAGACAATGTGAACTAGCTGGAATCCCGACAGATCATATTACGATTGATCAAACTTGCACACACTTAGACGTAAATGGCTTCTCCTATCGTCAAGACAAACAAAGTGGAAGACATCTGAGTTTTATTATGAGAAAAAGCGATTAA
- a CDS encoding DUF4188 domain-containing protein, with translation MAKQIYTGRYTTENNDKIVVFLIGMRVNKRLAIHKWLPVFTAMPGMIKELYTNKEALGFLSMESYFGLRTTVMIQYWRSTEDLLAYAKGKKHLTAWKNFNHKIGNNDAVGIYHETYELNSGHYESLYGNMPLYGLGKAMKHIPITADYVSARQRLQRTENTTFKQ, from the coding sequence ATGGCTAAACAGATTTATACTGGGCGCTACACAACTGAGAATAATGATAAGATTGTCGTGTTTCTTATTGGGATGCGGGTTAACAAGCGATTAGCGATTCACAAGTGGCTTCCAGTTTTTACTGCCATGCCTGGAATGATTAAAGAGCTATATACTAACAAGGAAGCGTTAGGCTTTTTGTCCATGGAAAGCTATTTTGGTCTTAGAACGACAGTCATGATCCAATATTGGCGTTCGACAGAAGATCTGCTGGCTTATGCGAAGGGTAAGAAGCATTTGACTGCTTGGAAGAATTTCAATCATAAAATAGGTAACAATGACGCTGTCGGAATTTATCACGAAACATATGAATTGAACTCAGGGCATTACGAATCATTATATGGGAATATGCCTCTATATGGCTTGGGAAAGGCAATGAAACATATTCCGATTACGGCAGACTACGTCTCCGCTCGACAGCGGCTACAACGCACAGAAAATACAACGTTCAAACAATAA
- a CDS encoding PadR family transcriptional regulator, with amino-acid sequence MKKYNHTTYAILGILTTECKSGYAIKQLIDQSLNHFWKISYGQIYPTLKLIVEEDLATVRTSSQKGKPDRNEYYLTPKGKETLKSWLVKPIEQVPIERNEILLKLFFGRHQSKENTLIHLGDYKQKLEANYQTYKNIEQMISTNKHNKEDVKYWLFTLDYGKRITKAAIEWCDTTMEQFSKEEE; translated from the coding sequence TTGAAGAAATATAATCATACGACTTATGCGATTCTTGGAATATTAACGACCGAATGTAAGTCTGGATATGCAATTAAGCAGCTAATTGATCAAAGCTTAAATCATTTCTGGAAGATCAGCTATGGCCAGATTTATCCAACACTAAAATTAATTGTCGAGGAGGATTTAGCCACAGTTCGTACTTCATCACAAAAGGGAAAGCCAGATCGAAATGAGTATTACCTCACACCAAAAGGGAAAGAAACATTAAAAAGCTGGCTGGTAAAACCAATCGAGCAAGTGCCAATTGAACGAAATGAGATTTTACTTAAATTATTTTTTGGACGTCATCAATCCAAAGAAAATACGTTAATTCATCTAGGAGATTATAAACAAAAATTAGAAGCGAATTACCAAACGTATAAAAACATTGAACAAATGATTTCCACCAACAAACATAACAAGGAAGATGTGAAGTATTGGCTGTTTACCTTAGATTATGGAAAACGAATAACAAAGGCAGCGATAGAATGGTGTGATACAACTATGGAACAGTTTTCCAAAGAGGAGGAATAG
- a CDS encoding methyltransferase domain-containing protein translates to MGAKVAKDRATLLNSSIIDARTLKKSHKRLAEILKPGMSVLDVGCGTGAITSGIAEVVGPNGRVVGIDNNQDLIEKASHMHKDNPIISFEIGDVYNLPFHNEFDIVTSARVLQWLSEPQEALQQMVQAVKSNGKVLVLDYNHTKVSWEPDIPETMQYFYDTFLGWRSDAGMDNEVAEHLPKMFSNLGLSDIKTTVQNEWTQYTDSDFQTHITIWADVAKVKGIQMVADGFINESRRAQAEKDFRKWINDSAKSQIMYLLAVEGTKNK, encoded by the coding sequence ATGGGGGCTAAGGTTGCAAAAGACAGAGCAACATTACTTAATTCAAGTATTATCGATGCACGAACGCTTAAGAAGTCACATAAAAGATTGGCTGAAATTTTAAAACCTGGAATGAGCGTCCTTGATGTAGGATGTGGGACAGGAGCAATTACATCTGGAATCGCAGAAGTGGTCGGTCCGAATGGCCGTGTAGTCGGAATAGATAATAACCAAGATTTGATAGAAAAGGCTAGTCATATGCACAAAGATAATCCAATAATATCTTTTGAAATTGGTGATGTATATAATTTACCTTTCCATAATGAATTTGATATAGTAACCTCCGCCAGAGTGCTTCAATGGCTATCTGAACCACAAGAAGCTTTACAACAAATGGTTCAAGCAGTTAAAAGTAACGGTAAAGTTCTAGTTCTTGATTATAATCATACAAAAGTATCGTGGGAACCTGATATTCCTGAGACGATGCAATACTTTTATGATACCTTTTTGGGTTGGCGCTCTGATGCAGGTATGGACAATGAAGTAGCGGAGCATCTTCCAAAAATGTTTAGTAACCTGGGGCTTTCAGATATCAAAACAACGGTACAAAATGAATGGACACAATATACAGACAGTGATTTTCAAACACATATTACAATTTGGGCAGACGTTGCTAAAGTCAAAGGAATCCAAATGGTTGCCGATGGATTTATTAATGAAAGTCGGCGGGCACAAGCTGAAAAAGACTTTCGAAAATGGATTAATGATTCTGCTAAATCACAAATAATGTATTTATTAGCAGTAGAGGGAACTAAGAATAAATAA
- a CDS encoding antibiotic biosynthesis monooxygenase family protein: MILEAVILHVKQGAEQEYEEAFSAASNIISSMSGYKSHELQRCIEIEGKYLLLIRWETLEDHMIGFRESNEYQEWRKQLHHYYDPFPVVEHFEQVDLS, translated from the coding sequence ATGATATTGGAAGCTGTTATTCTCCATGTTAAACAAGGCGCGGAGCAAGAATACGAAGAAGCATTTAGTGCGGCATCTAATATTATTTCATCTATGAGTGGTTATAAATCACATGAATTACAGCGTTGCATTGAAATAGAGGGGAAATATTTACTATTAATCAGGTGGGAAACGCTAGAAGACCATATGATTGGGTTTAGGGAATCTAATGAATACCAAGAATGGAGAAAACAATTGCACCATTATTATGATCCATTCCCAGTTGTTGAACATTTTGAACAAGTAGATCTTTCGTAG